Proteins encoded within one genomic window of Lampris incognitus isolate fLamInc1 chromosome 19, fLamInc1.hap2, whole genome shotgun sequence:
- the si:ch211-217a12.1 gene encoding alanine aminotransferase 2-like, which translates to MSQNGSRCRGKVLTLDNMNPYVKRVEYAVRGPIVQRAVEIEKELKEGVKKPFTEVIKANIGDAHAMGQRPITFLRQVLALCCYPELLKDDRFPEDAKKRAQRILDACGGHSIGAYSASQGIECIRQDVAHYIEKRDGGIPSNPDNIYLSTGASDAIVTMLKLLVTGEGPTRTGMMISIPQYPLYSAALADLGAVQINYYLDEDKCWSLDVTELRRALAEARKHCNPRALCIINPGNPTGQVQSRRCIEDVIRFAKEERLFLMADEVYQDNVYAKDCEFHSFKKVLFEMGPEYCETVELASFHSTSKCFMGECGFRGGYMEVINLDPDVKAQLTKLVSVRLCPPVTGQALLDVIVNHPQPDEPSYASFMEERMAVLAALAEKAKLTEQTFNTVPGISCNPVQGAMYTFPRITLPQKAIDQAKEKGQAPDMLYCMKLLEETGICLVPGSGFGQREGTYHFRMTILPPTEKLKVVLQKIKEFHQRFTVEFS; encoded by the exons ATGTCACAGAACGGATCTCGTTGCCGGGGGAAGGTATTGACTCTGGACAACATGAACCCGTACGTGAAGCGGGTCGAATACGCCGTCCGCGGTCCGATCGTCCAGCGCGCCGTGGAAATTGAAAAGGAGCTGAAAGAG GGAGTCAAGAAGCCTTTCACAGAAGTCATCAAAGCGAACATTGGTGACGCCCACGCCATGGGTCAGAGACCGATCACATTTCTCAGACAG GTCTTGGCCCTGTGCTGTTATCCGGAACTCCTCAAAGACGACAGGTTTCCAGAGGACGCTAAAAAAAGAGCACAACGCATTCTTGATGCATGCGGGGGACACAGTATAG GGGCCTACAGTGCTAGCCAGGGCATCGAGTGCATCCGTCAGGATGTGGCTCACTACATAGAGAAGAGAGACGGTGGAATCCCCTCCAACCCTGACAACATCTACCTCTCCACAGGCGCCAGCGACGCCATAGTG ACCATGCTGAAGCTGCTGGTTACAGGTGAAGGCCCGACCCGCACAGGCATGATGATCTCCATCCCCCAGTACCCTCTGTACTCTGCAGCGCTGGCTGACCTGGGCGCCGTGCAGATCAATTACTACCTGGATGAAGACAAGTGCTGGAGTCTGGACGTGACAGAGCTCAGGAGAGCCCTCGCTGAAGCCAGGAAACACTGCAACCCGCGTGCCCTCTGCATCATTAACCCGGGAAACCCTACTG GTCAGGTCCAGAGCCGACGGTGCATTGAAGATGTGATCCGGTTTGCTAAAGAGGAGCGCCTCTTCCTCATGGCTGATGAG GTTTACCAGGATAATGTGTATGCAAAGGACTGTGAGTTTCACTCCTTTAAGAAGGTGCTGTTCGAGATGGGACCAGAGTACTGTGAGACTGTGGAGCTAGCCTCCTTCCATTCCACCTCCAAATGCTTCATGGGAGA GTGTGGTTTCCGTGGGGGTTACATGGAGGTCATTAACCTGGACCCTGATGTGAAGGCCCAGCTCACAAAGCTGGTGTCTGTGCGACTGTGTCCCCCAGTCACTGGACAGGCCCTTTTGGACGTGATTGTTAACCACCCCCAGCCTGATGAACCCTCGTACGCTTCATTTATGGAG GAGCGTATGGCGGTGTTGGCAGCCTTGGCAGAGAAGGCCAagttaacagagcaaaccttcAACACAGTGCCTGGGATCAGTTGTAACCCTGTCCAGGGGGCTATGTACACCTTTCCCCGCATCACCCTACCACAGAAGGCCATTGATCAGGCCAAG GAGAAAGGCCAAGCCCCAGACATGCTCTACTGTATGAAGCTGCTGGAAGAGACTGGCATCTGTCTGGTCCCAGGGAGTGGCTTTGGCCAGAGAGAAGGAACCTACCATTTCAG GATGACCATCCTGCCTCCCACGGAGAAGCTGAAGGTCGTGTTGCAGAAGATCAAGGAGTTCCACCAACGGTTCACAGTGGAGTTTTCATAA
- the pdia4 gene encoding protein disulfide-isomerase A4 produces MRKIALLLIVLLGLAHFSTVARCDDDLPNTDMAEDGESDSDDEEEEDDDDDGTEVKEENGVLVLTDNNFDTFIEGKDTVLVEFYAPWCGHCKQFAPEYEKIAQTLKENDPPIPVAKVDATKASNLGSRFDVSGYPTIKILKKGEPVEYDGERTEKAIVARVKEVAQPDWKPPPEATLVLTKDNFDETVNNADIILVEFYAPWCGHCKRLAPEYEKAAKELSQRSPPIPLAKVDATVETELATRFEVSGYPSLKIFRKGKAFEYNGPRENYGIVDFMTEQAGPPSKQVQTVKQVQELIKDGDDSIIVGLFSSEQDAALEIYMEACNSLREDFKFLHSFTSDVVKLLKASPGQLVMVQPEKFHSKYEPASHTLTLKESTLVSDVQDFFKKHVVPLVGHRKQSNDAKRYTKRPLVVVYYGVDFSFDYRKATQFWRSKVLEVAKDFPEYTFAIADEEDYSDELKSLGLSESGEEVNVGIFDDGGKKYAMEPEELDAEVLRDFVMAFKKGKLQPIIKSQPVPKNNKGPVKVVVGKTFDDIVMDATNDVLIEFYAPWCGHCKKLEPDYLALGKKYKGEKNLVIAKMDATANDVPHDGYKVEGFPTIYFAPSNGKQKPIKLEGGDRTIEGLSKFVEQHATKLSQKKDEL; encoded by the exons ATGAGGAAGATTGCGCTGCTGCTCATTGTATTACTTGGCCTTGCACATTTTTCGACTGTGGCCAGATGTGACGATG ATTTACCAAATACGGACATGGCTGAAGATGGTGAAAGTGAcagtgatgatgaggaggaggaggatgatgacgatgatgggaCAGAGGTGAAAGAAGAAAACGGGGTCCTGGTCCTCACCGACAACAACTTTGACACTTTCATTGAGGGCAAGGACACGGTCCTGGTTGAGTTTTATGCTCCATG GTGTGGCCACTGCAAACAATTCGCCCCAGAGTATGAAAAAATCGCCCAGACTCTTAAAGAGAATGATCCCCCAATACCTGTGGCCAAGGTGGATGCAACCAAGGCTAGCAATCTGGGGAGCAGGTTTGATGTGTCAGGTTATCCCACCATCAAGATCCTGAAAAAGGGAGAACCTGTGGAGTATGATGGAGAGAGGACGGAGAAAG CCATTGTGGCTCGAGTGAAAGAAGTGGCTCAGCCAGATTGGAAGCCCCCTCCGGAGGCCACGCTGGTTTTAACCAAGGACAACTTCGATGAAACTGTTAACAATGCGGACATAATTCTGGTGGAGTTCTACGCTCCATG GTGCGGACACTGTAAACGCTTGGCTCCAGAATATGAGAAGGCAGCTAAGGAGCTCAGCCAGCGCTCTCCTCCCATTCCTTTGGCTAAGGTGGACGCCACAGTGGAGACTGAGCTCGCCACACGTTTCGAGGTTTCCGGCTATCCTTCCCTCAAGATCTTCAGGAAGGGCAAGGCTTTTGAATACAATGGGCCCAGAGAAAATTATG gCATTGTTGACTTCATGACTGAGCAGGCGGGGCCTCCCTCCAAGCAGGTCCAGACTGTGAAACAAGTGCAGGAGCTCATCAAAGATGGTGATGACTCCATCATTGTGGGCTTGTTCTCCAGTGAGCAGGATGCAGCCCTTGAGATCTACATGGAGGCCT GTAACTCGCTGAGGGAAGATTTCAAATTCCTTCACTCCTTTACCTCTGACGTGGTCAAACTGCTCAAGGCGTCCCCTGGGCAGCTTGTCATGGTTCAGCCTGAGAAGTTTCACTCTAAGTATGAGCcagcatcacacacactcactttgaag GAATCCACACTGGTGTCAGATGTTCAAGACTTCTTTAAAAAACATGTGGTACCTCTGGTGGGCCACAGGAAACAGAGCAATGATGCCAAGCGCTATACTAAAAGACCACTGGTGGTTGTGTATTACGGAGTCGATTTCAGCTTTGACTACAGGAAAG CTACTCAGTTCTGGAGGTCCAAGGTGCTAGAGGTGGCCAAAGACTTCCCAGAGTACACCTTTGCCATTGCTGATGAGGAAGATTACTCTGATGAGCTGAAGAGCCTGGGCTTGAGTGAGAGTGGCGAGGAGGTCAATGTGGGAATTTTTGATGATGGAGGCAAAAAGTATGCCATGGAGCCGGAGGAGTTGGATGCTGAGGTGCTGAGAGACTTTGTCATGGCCTTCAAGAAAg GCAAACTCCAACCAATTATCAAGTCCCAGCCTGTGCCCAAGAACAACAAAGGACCAGTGAAGGTGGTTGTTGGGAAAACCTTTGACGATATTGTGATGGATGCCACAAATGACGTCCTGATCGAGTTTTATGCCCCATGGTGTGGCCACTGCAAGAAGCTGGAGCCAGACTACCTGGCTTTGGGTAAGAAATACAAGGGAGAGAAGAACCTGGTGATTGCCAAGATGGACGCCACTGCAAACGACGTGCCTCACGACGGCTACAAGGTGGAGGGTTTCCCCACAATATACTTTGCGCCCAGCAACGGCAAGCAGAAGCCAATCAAACTGGAGGGTGGGGACCGAACAATAGAAGGTTTAAGTAAGTTTGTTGAACAGCACGCCACAAAGCTATCACAGAAGAAAGATGAACTCTGA